A genomic window from Streptomyces sp. 846.5 includes:
- a CDS encoding cytochrome D1 domain-containing protein, whose amino-acid sequence MAIEIYSTDTDSGQITVVRKEADSYEHITSIPVGNAPRGGVKFTRDGRGFVSNTSTNSVSEIDALTHREVARITVGSGPRGLGILPGDRYMLVSNSGSNTVSVVDLESREELTQVAVGRDPRHMAVVGDAAYISIWGSGYISKVDISGLRNGDISNVREIARIRIQENSHPYSLNVDRSGRYALVACNSVDYVPVIDLTTDKVVQRVPVTSQGGRAVAFSPDNAYALVTLERESVIAVIDMETFQVTRYLPTGPSPRGIAVDESDFTVYSSAFARGAVMHAGQPGSMPHAITVVRLEDVDLSVGDDTAGHQPVFTDIPVGFGPCSVSLFDTDRVSLDNVNLSAEQIADSSVGSAG is encoded by the coding sequence ATGGCCATCGAAATCTACTCGACAGACACCGACTCCGGACAGATCACCGTCGTTCGCAAGGAAGCGGACAGCTACGAGCACATCACCTCCATCCCGGTCGGCAACGCACCGCGCGGTGGCGTCAAGTTCACCCGCGACGGACGCGGCTTCGTCTCGAACACCTCCACGAACTCGGTCTCCGAGATCGACGCCCTGACACACCGTGAGGTGGCCCGCATCACCGTGGGTTCCGGCCCGCGAGGGCTCGGCATCCTGCCCGGCGACCGCTACATGCTGGTCTCCAACTCGGGCTCGAACACGGTGTCCGTGGTCGACCTGGAGTCGCGGGAGGAACTGACGCAGGTCGCCGTCGGCCGGGACCCGCGCCACATGGCCGTCGTCGGCGACGCGGCCTACATCTCCATCTGGGGCTCCGGCTACATCTCCAAGGTGGACATCTCGGGTCTCCGCAACGGGGACATCAGCAATGTGCGCGAGATCGCGCGCATCCGCATCCAGGAGAACTCGCACCCGTACAGCCTGAATGTGGACCGGAGCGGCCGGTACGCGCTGGTCGCCTGCAACTCGGTCGACTACGTGCCCGTCATCGACCTCACCACCGACAAGGTGGTGCAGCGGGTCCCGGTCACCAGCCAGGGCGGCCGCGCCGTCGCCTTCTCGCCCGACAACGCCTACGCGCTGGTCACCCTGGAGCGCGAGTCGGTGATCGCCGTCATCGACATGGAGACCTTCCAGGTCACCCGGTACCTGCCGACCGGGCCGTCGCCCCGGGGCATCGCCGTGGACGAGAGCGACTTCACGGTGTACTCGTCGGCGTTCGCCCGCGGCGCGGTCATGCACGCCGGCCAGCCGGGGAGCATGCCGCACGCCATCACCGTGGTCCGGCTGGAGGACGTGGACCTCAGCGTCGGCGACGACACCGCCGGCCACCAGCCGGTCTTCACCGACATCCCGGTCGGGTTCGGCCCCTGCAGCGTCTCGCTGTTCGACACCGACCGCGTCAGCCTCGACAACGTGAACCTCAGCGCCGAGCAGATCGCGGACAGTTCGGTGGGCTCGGCAGGCTGA
- a CDS encoding cytochrome c oxidase assembly protein, with protein MPGMPGMGHDLPPLTLGRALALDPSADWPFVVGCALMLGLYLAGVVRLRRRGDSWPLGRTVAWVLGTFTVALVTCTRLDAYGMQLLSAHMLQHMVLSMLSPIILLLGAPITLALRALPAAKGRLSPRDLLVSLLHSRYVKVVSHPAFTLPLFIASLYGLYFTPLFDFLMRSQTGHTVMMLHFLGVGLLFFWPIMGVDPGPHRPGHLMRMLELFIGMPFHAFFGVAVMMASGLMVTSYAHPMASLQVDPLSDQHLAGGLAWAFSEIPTFIVLIALTFQWAKSEERISRRKDRTADRDGDSELNAYNAYLASLERRSA; from the coding sequence ATGCCGGGAATGCCGGGCATGGGTCATGACCTCCCGCCGCTGACCCTCGGTCGGGCGCTGGCCCTCGACCCCTCCGCGGACTGGCCGTTCGTGGTCGGCTGCGCGCTGATGCTGGGTCTGTACCTGGCCGGGGTGGTGCGGTTGCGCCGCCGCGGCGACAGCTGGCCGCTGGGCCGTACCGTCGCCTGGGTGCTGGGCACCTTCACCGTCGCCCTGGTCACCTGTACCCGGCTGGACGCCTACGGGATGCAGCTGCTGAGCGCGCACATGCTGCAGCACATGGTGCTGTCGATGCTCTCGCCGATCATCCTGCTGCTGGGCGCGCCGATCACGCTGGCACTGCGGGCCCTGCCGGCGGCCAAGGGGCGGCTGTCACCGCGCGACCTGCTGGTGTCGCTGCTGCACTCGCGCTATGTGAAGGTCGTCTCGCACCCGGCCTTCACCCTCCCGCTGTTCATCGCCAGCCTCTACGGGCTCTACTTCACCCCGCTGTTCGACTTCCTGATGCGGTCCCAGACCGGGCACACCGTGATGATGCTCCACTTCCTGGGCGTGGGGCTGCTGTTCTTCTGGCCGATCATGGGCGTCGACCCCGGCCCGCACCGCCCCGGGCACCTGATGCGGATGCTGGAGCTCTTCATCGGCATGCCGTTCCACGCCTTCTTCGGCGTCGCCGTGATGATGGCGTCCGGGCTGATGGTGACCTCGTACGCGCACCCGATGGCCTCGCTGCAGGTGGACCCGCTCAGCGACCAGCACCTGGCCGGCGGGCTGGCCTGGGCGTTCAGCGAGATCCCGACCTTCATCGTGCTGATCGCGCTGACCTTCCAGTGGGCCAAGTCGGAGGAGCGGATCTCCCGGCGCAAGGACCGCACCGCGGACCGCGACGGCGACTCCGAGCTGAACGCCTACAACGCCTACCTGGCCTCGCTGGAGCGGCGCTCGGCCTGA
- a CDS encoding HAD family acid phosphatase, producing the protein MRASVLNRHSKTLLTLAVGVVSGAVVAGGGLAMADTSAPTSDKQITNMTTEVANIKAYYGDTVDADGEHWASPSSNYAIQVNGIEAKAEKYLANRIKHDRSGTKAVVLDVDDTSLSTYNYEIETTFVYNPTSNATYIATRTMPAVFGMNTLATWAEQQGYKIFYITGRPETQRDASAANLAAVGFPAATASNFFLKNKVTTPSYISGCSTATGATPACTTIQYKSQTRAYIESLGYDIVANFGDQYSDLSGGYADQTYKIPNPMYYLP; encoded by the coding sequence ATGCGCGCAAGCGTGCTGAACAGACACTCGAAGACTTTGCTGACCCTCGCGGTCGGTGTGGTCTCCGGTGCGGTCGTCGCGGGCGGCGGGCTCGCCATGGCCGACACGTCGGCGCCCACCAGCGACAAGCAGATCACCAACATGACCACCGAGGTCGCCAACATCAAGGCGTACTACGGCGACACCGTCGACGCCGACGGCGAGCACTGGGCCTCCCCGTCCAGCAACTACGCGATCCAGGTCAACGGCATCGAGGCCAAGGCCGAGAAGTACCTCGCGAACAGGATCAAGCACGACCGGTCCGGCACCAAGGCCGTCGTGCTGGACGTCGACGACACCTCGCTCTCGACGTACAACTACGAGATCGAGACGACCTTCGTCTACAACCCGACCAGCAACGCCACCTACATCGCCACCAGGACCATGCCGGCCGTCTTCGGCATGAACACCCTGGCGACCTGGGCGGAGCAGCAGGGCTACAAGATCTTCTACATCACCGGCCGCCCCGAGACGCAGCGGGACGCCTCCGCCGCCAACCTCGCCGCCGTCGGTTTCCCGGCCGCGACCGCCTCGAACTTCTTCCTGAAGAACAAGGTCACCACGCCGTCCTACATCTCCGGCTGCTCCACCGCGACGGGTGCGACCCCGGCCTGCACCACGATCCAGTACAAGTCGCAGACCCGGGCCTACATCGAGAGCCTGGGCTACGACATCGTGGCCAACTTCGGCGACCAGTACAGCGACCTCTCCGGCGGCTACGCGGACCAGACCTACAAGATCCCCAACCCCATGTACTACCTGCCGTGA
- a CDS encoding 2-hydroxyacid dehydrogenase: MEILAYGVQADEKPLIEKAFAGRHPVHCLDVFLNADTAPLAAGHEIISTSVNAALDATALRILAAGGTRMIAQRSTGFNNIDLPVAADLGLTVARVSSYSPYSVAEFAWTLAMAVNRRITRAVSRTREFDFRLDGLMGRDVHGMTVGVIGTGKIGECFSRIAHGFGTTLLGWDVAENPACVGLGMEYTSLERLLTESDLVSLHVPLLRDTHHLIDDSALARMKPDALLINSSRGGLIDTAALVESLRSGRLGGVGLDVYEEETGLFFLDRSLEVVTDDTLARLMTFPQVLVTSHQAYFTETAVSQIIDATLTNVEDFLAGRTSENTLIPGGAS; the protein is encoded by the coding sequence ACGCCGACACCGCCCCGCTCGCGGCCGGCCACGAGATCATCAGCACCAGCGTCAACGCCGCCCTGGACGCCACCGCGCTGCGGATCCTGGCCGCGGGCGGGACCAGGATGATCGCCCAGCGCTCCACCGGCTTCAACAACATCGACCTGCCCGTCGCCGCCGACCTCGGCCTGACCGTCGCCCGGGTCTCCTCCTACTCCCCGTACTCCGTCGCCGAGTTCGCCTGGACCCTGGCCATGGCGGTGAACCGGCGGATCACCCGGGCGGTGTCGCGGACCCGGGAGTTCGACTTCCGCCTGGACGGCCTGATGGGCCGGGACGTCCACGGGATGACGGTGGGCGTCATCGGCACCGGCAAGATCGGCGAGTGCTTCAGCCGGATCGCCCACGGCTTCGGCACCACCCTGCTCGGCTGGGACGTCGCCGAGAACCCGGCCTGCGTCGGACTGGGCATGGAGTACACCTCGCTGGAGCGGCTGCTCACCGAGTCCGACCTGGTGAGCCTGCACGTCCCGCTGCTGCGGGACACCCACCACCTGATCGACGACAGCGCGCTGGCCCGGATGAAGCCGGACGCACTGCTGATCAACTCCAGCCGCGGCGGCCTGATCGACACCGCCGCCCTGGTCGAGTCGCTGCGCTCGGGCCGCCTCGGCGGGGTGGGCCTGGACGTCTACGAGGAGGAGACCGGGCTGTTCTTCCTCGACCGCTCGCTGGAGGTGGTCACCGACGACACCCTGGCCCGGCTGATGACCTTCCCGCAGGTGCTGGTCACCTCGCACCAGGCCTACTTCACCGAGACCGCGGTCTCCCAGATCATCGACGCCACACTGACCAATGTCGAGGACTTCCTGGCCGGGCGCACCAGTGAGAACACCCTGATTCCGGGGGGCGCGTCCTGA
- a CDS encoding TIGR02466 family protein, with product MATTTGDRQKAPVSGAAKLLNLFATPVAKIPCPFADEINDELSASVLDRMRTGVKELSFKSETIGNLTDWDDPEADRLTSWVLSMARTFVETVRREPLHQAVGAASPEDVRLAVLRSWASVYRGGDHHAGHFHPNTAISAVYYVASAGPCDLELTDPRANVEFFDPGITFAGEGQTVRMRCGPGILLLFPGWLKHAVPSYEGSGVRISIAWNLAYSFGANVALQPAGG from the coding sequence TTGGCAACGACGACAGGTGACAGGCAGAAAGCGCCGGTCAGCGGTGCGGCAAAGCTGCTCAACCTCTTTGCCACTCCTGTCGCCAAAATCCCGTGCCCTTTCGCGGACGAGATAAACGATGAGTTGTCCGCTTCGGTACTGGATCGGATGAGAACGGGAGTCAAGGAGCTCTCCTTCAAGTCCGAGACGATCGGCAATCTGACCGACTGGGACGATCCGGAGGCCGACCGGCTGACCTCCTGGGTCCTGAGCATGGCGCGCACGTTCGTGGAGACGGTCCGGCGCGAGCCGCTGCACCAGGCCGTGGGGGCGGCCTCCCCCGAAGATGTCCGCCTCGCTGTGCTTCGCAGTTGGGCCAGCGTCTACCGAGGGGGCGACCACCATGCCGGACACTTCCACCCCAACACGGCGATCTCTGCCGTCTACTATGTCGCGTCAGCCGGCCCCTGCGATCTGGAGCTGACCGATCCGCGCGCCAACGTGGAATTCTTCGACCCCGGCATCACTTTCGCCGGCGAAGGCCAGACCGTCCGCATGCGGTGCGGCCCCGGAATTCTGCTGCTTTTTCCGGGCTGGCTGAAGCACGCGGTGCCGTCCTATGAAGGATCAGGCGTCAGGATCTCGATCGCCTGGAACCTGGCGTATTCCTTCGGTGCCAATGTGGCATTGCAGCCCGCCGGCGGCTGA
- a CDS encoding MFS transporter — MVEQPAPPTYRALLADRRISSIIAAVTIGRLAAGMVPFGMIAVFTSEHRLGWAGAAFAAFLIGAALSGPYKGALIDRFGALRLLLPMASAFAAAASAAALLARSGQMVLYPVALVLTAASAAVAPPNSATLRTVWTAIARNDAENTRLHSLDSVVEEATFVVAPLLTSGIWLLVGAVWAVVTGGLCALVGTLWFSRTIHLTGADGVLHGTSRSGVNTEAKDEDKRPRGVLLSRNGLAVLAPMAALGLAMGALSVGYPAWALAHAHVQLAGVLMALDSVGGIVAGLVYGRLPGEQPQLWRRYFGAVLILVAGVVLVAVSTDLPLVMLASLLVGASLTPMYIIAFVLVGAAFPKDRHTMVNAAIGSAYNLGSGCAALAAGALLAGWQLTGTLLLAAVLALLLGFAALLGRAMPHPADTAAARPAVEAEML, encoded by the coding sequence GTGGTTGAGCAACCGGCGCCGCCGACCTACCGGGCCCTGCTGGCCGACCGGCGCATCTCCTCGATCATCGCCGCGGTCACCATCGGTCGGCTCGCTGCGGGCATGGTCCCCTTCGGCATGATCGCCGTCTTCACCAGTGAGCACCGACTCGGCTGGGCCGGGGCCGCGTTCGCGGCCTTCCTGATCGGTGCGGCACTCTCCGGCCCCTACAAGGGCGCACTGATCGACCGGTTCGGCGCGCTCCGCCTGCTGCTGCCGATGGCATCCGCCTTCGCCGCTGCGGCCTCCGCAGCGGCTCTGCTGGCACGGAGCGGACAGATGGTCCTCTATCCCGTCGCCCTGGTACTGACCGCCGCCTCGGCGGCGGTGGCCCCTCCGAACAGCGCCACCCTGCGCACCGTCTGGACGGCGATCGCGCGGAACGACGCCGAGAACACCCGGCTGCACTCACTGGACTCGGTCGTGGAGGAAGCCACCTTCGTCGTGGCACCCCTGCTCACCTCCGGCATCTGGCTGCTCGTCGGCGCCGTCTGGGCAGTCGTGACCGGCGGCCTGTGCGCGCTGGTCGGCACGCTGTGGTTCAGCCGGACGATCCATCTGACCGGCGCCGACGGCGTGCTGCACGGCACCTCTCGAAGCGGAGTCAACACCGAGGCGAAGGACGAGGACAAGCGCCCCCGCGGCGTGCTGCTGTCGCGCAACGGGCTCGCCGTACTCGCCCCCATGGCCGCGCTCGGGCTGGCCATGGGGGCGCTGAGCGTGGGCTATCCGGCCTGGGCACTCGCGCATGCCCATGTCCAGCTGGCCGGTGTGCTGATGGCGCTCGACTCGGTCGGCGGGATCGTGGCCGGACTCGTGTACGGCCGTCTGCCCGGCGAACAGCCACAGCTCTGGCGACGCTACTTCGGCGCCGTCCTCATCCTGGTGGCAGGCGTCGTCCTGGTGGCAGTCAGCACCGACCTCCCGCTGGTGATGCTGGCCAGCCTGCTCGTCGGCGCCTCGCTCACCCCCATGTACATCATCGCCTTCGTCCTGGTCGGAGCGGCCTTCCCCAAGGACCGGCACACCATGGTCAACGCGGCCATCGGCTCGGCGTACAACCTCGGCTCCGGCTGCGCCGCCCTGGCTGCCGGAGCGCTGCTGGCCGGCTGGCAGCTGACCGGGACCCTGCTGCTGGCGGCTGTGCTGGCCCTGCTCCTCGGCTTCGCCGCTCTGCTGGGCCGGGCGATGCCGCACCCGGCGGACACCGCCGCGGCCCGGCCCGCGGTCGAGGCCGAGATGCTGTGA
- a CDS encoding STAS domain-containing protein: MRGDTRLTVLVLDGRSTAQLLLAGEIDLDATPALERTVAGLLRDQAVRRIELDVALVRFCDAGGLSALLASHRMAALRGVPLYLIQVRGTLQKVLDAAGLDELLARPPD, translated from the coding sequence GTGCGCGGCGATACCCGCCTGACCGTCCTCGTCCTGGACGGACGCAGCACGGCGCAGCTGCTTCTGGCCGGGGAGATCGACCTCGACGCCACTCCCGCGCTGGAGCGGACGGTCGCCGGCCTCCTGCGGGACCAGGCGGTGCGGCGTATCGAGCTGGACGTCGCCCTGGTGCGGTTCTGCGACGCCGGAGGGCTCAGCGCGCTGCTCGCCTCGCACCGGATGGCGGCGCTCCGAGGGGTGCCGCTGTATCTGATCCAGGTGCGGGGGACGCTGCAGAAGGTGCTGGACGCCGCCGGGCTGGACGAACTGCTGGCCCGCCCGCCCGACTAG
- a CDS encoding carbohydrate-binding protein — translation MRRTTLPRPHRVPIRRRTAALLTALALPLAGVLALTASSGSASAAVPSAPAGWTTAFSDDFNGAAGTGLNTANWLYDTGTSYAGGAANWGTGEVETATSSTTNVYQDGSGHLIIKPVRDASGNWTSGRVETQRTDFAAPAGGELELSASLQQPNPASGSGYWPAFWALGAAARPVGATNWPSIGELDIMEDVNALSEHSATLHCGVDPGGPCNETTGIGSGLQACSGCQTGYHTYSVILDRTNTSAEQLRFYLDGTQTFTVNESQVPVATWQAAVDHGFFAIFNVAIGGAYPNAICGCTSPSSATTSGAAMSVDWFAAYEKAAGSSTSTATPTPTPTPTATATGGSGGGTSCTTTAVSNISADCFSAHQGTATVQAATGDTNPTGVDGNQVAQLSNGAWLKYSGINFGTGSSQFHARVASGAAGGVSGLVEVVLDNPANTPIGSFAVGNTGGWSTWTTVPANITNTTGTHDVYLVFVSGASGNPPYVSLHYVSFPTQ, via the coding sequence ATGCGCAGAACCACCCTTCCGCGCCCTCACCGCGTACCCATCCGCCGCCGTACCGCCGCGCTGCTCACCGCCCTCGCCCTGCCGCTGGCAGGGGTGCTCGCCCTGACCGCCAGCTCCGGCAGCGCCTCCGCGGCCGTCCCGTCCGCGCCCGCCGGTTGGACCACGGCGTTCAGCGACGACTTCAACGGCGCCGCCGGGACCGGCCTCAACACCGCGAACTGGCTCTACGACACCGGCACCAGCTATGCCGGCGGCGCCGCGAACTGGGGCACCGGCGAGGTCGAGACGGCGACCAGCTCGACCACCAACGTCTACCAGGACGGCTCGGGCCACCTGATCATCAAGCCGGTCCGCGACGCCTCGGGCAACTGGACCTCCGGCCGGGTCGAGACCCAGCGCACCGACTTCGCCGCCCCGGCCGGCGGCGAGCTGGAGCTCAGCGCCAGCCTGCAGCAGCCCAACCCCGCCTCGGGCAGCGGCTACTGGCCCGCGTTCTGGGCCCTCGGCGCGGCCGCCCGTCCGGTCGGCGCGACCAACTGGCCCAGCATCGGCGAGCTGGACATCATGGAGGACGTCAACGCCCTCAGCGAGCACTCCGCCACCCTGCACTGCGGGGTGGACCCCGGCGGACCCTGCAACGAGACCACCGGCATCGGCAGCGGGCTGCAGGCCTGCTCCGGCTGCCAGACCGGTTACCACACCTACTCGGTGATCCTCGACCGCACCAACACCTCGGCCGAGCAGCTGCGCTTCTACCTGGACGGCACGCAGACCTTCACGGTCAACGAGAGCCAGGTCCCGGTCGCCACCTGGCAGGCGGCGGTCGACCACGGCTTCTTCGCCATCTTCAACGTGGCCATCGGCGGCGCCTATCCCAACGCCATCTGCGGCTGCACCTCGCCCTCGTCGGCCACCACCTCCGGCGCGGCCATGAGCGTGGACTGGTTCGCCGCCTACGAGAAGGCCGCCGGCAGCAGCACCAGCACGGCGACCCCGACGCCCACGCCCACCCCCACCGCGACCGCCACCGGCGGTTCGGGCGGCGGCACCAGCTGCACCACCACCGCCGTCTCCAACATCTCCGCCGACTGCTTCAGCGCGCACCAGGGGACCGCCACCGTCCAGGCGGCGACCGGTGACACCAACCCCACCGGCGTCGACGGCAACCAGGTCGCCCAACTGTCCAACGGGGCCTGGCTGAAGTACTCCGGCATCAACTTCGGCACCGGGTCGAGCCAGTTCCACGCCCGAGTCGCCTCCGGCGCCGCGGGCGGTGTCAGCGGGCTGGTCGAGGTGGTCCTCGACAACCCCGCCAACACACCGATCGGCAGCTTCGCGGTCGGCAACACCGGCGGCTGGTCCACCTGGACCACCGTCCCGGCCAACATCACCAACACCACCGGCACCCATGACGTCTACCTGGTGTTCGTCTCCGGCGCCTCGGGCAACCCGCCGTATGTGAGCCTCCACTACGTCAGCTTCCCGACCCAGTAG
- a CDS encoding crosslink repair DNA glycosylase YcaQ family protein produces the protein MQLTPDEARLIAVAAQGLHLVDPPARTSAAVLGRLGCVQIDSVSAVRRSHELVLLSRGVQVAEVQRLGTAAGPGGSFEGMGHALSLMPLDLWPAFGFRRRRILQLGWRGPTVDMAAVEEARARLEATGRVRLRDFGGSTGTGWERDSAHRWALEWLAATGAAVCAERDGWERVYSLPRLVIPETLRSAELSDDACIRELCRRAVDALGVATTKDVADYFRLRPVEARTALEALGLERGTVSGWREPVWLSPHADPAEKIDEETVTPLSPFDSLVWTRDRLLRLFGKDYRLEAYKPAAKRTFGYFSLPVLRGCDIVGRVALRRRRQTLVVENTELDDGLARSTIERAVDTVADWTSCGTVTYEEDPRG, from the coding sequence GTGCAACTCACGCCCGACGAAGCACGGTTGATCGCGGTCGCCGCACAGGGACTGCACCTCGTCGACCCGCCCGCCCGGACCTCCGCCGCGGTGCTCGGCCGACTGGGATGCGTCCAGATCGACTCGGTGTCCGCCGTGCGACGCTCCCATGAGCTCGTCCTGCTGAGCCGCGGTGTGCAGGTGGCCGAGGTGCAGCGGCTCGGGACCGCCGCCGGCCCCGGAGGCTCCTTTGAGGGAATGGGGCATGCGCTCTCGCTCATGCCTCTCGACTTGTGGCCGGCGTTCGGGTTCCGGCGCCGCCGCATCCTTCAACTCGGATGGCGCGGCCCGACGGTGGACATGGCCGCGGTCGAGGAGGCCCGGGCCCGCCTGGAGGCCACCGGGCGCGTGCGCCTGCGGGACTTCGGCGGCAGCACCGGCACCGGGTGGGAGCGCGACTCCGCGCATCGATGGGCTCTGGAGTGGCTGGCGGCCACCGGCGCGGCCGTGTGCGCCGAACGGGACGGCTGGGAACGCGTGTACAGCCTTCCCCGGCTCGTCATTCCGGAGACACTGCGCTCCGCGGAACTGTCGGACGACGCATGCATCCGGGAACTGTGCCGCCGGGCCGTCGACGCCCTGGGCGTGGCCACGACCAAGGATGTCGCCGACTACTTCCGGCTCCGTCCGGTCGAGGCACGGACTGCCCTGGAGGCCCTCGGGCTGGAGCGCGGCACGGTATCGGGCTGGCGGGAGCCCGTCTGGCTGTCGCCGCACGCCGATCCGGCCGAGAAGATCGACGAGGAGACGGTGACGCCGCTGTCGCCGTTCGACTCGCTGGTCTGGACGCGGGACCGGCTCCTGCGTCTGTTCGGCAAGGACTACCGGCTGGAGGCGTACAAGCCAGCCGCGAAGCGTACGTTCGGGTACTTCAGCCTTCCGGTCCTGCGCGGCTGCGACATCGTCGGACGCGTCGCGCTGCGTCGTCGCCGGCAGACACTCGTCGTCGAGAACACCGAACTGGACGACGGCCTCGCTCGGTCCACCATCGAGCGGGCCGTCGACACCGTCGCCGACTGGACCTCCTGCGGCACCGTCACCTACGAAGAGGATCCCCGTGGTTGA
- a CDS encoding LacI family DNA-binding transcriptional regulator, whose protein sequence is MTESEDQHGGPDESIPGETGAPRRGGAGGAPGAAWRPTLQEVAALAGVSRATASRVVNGGAGVRDSVQVKVRRAVDELGYVPNPAARALMTRRHDAVAVVVAEPESRVFSDPFFARQLRGIGRELSASGVQLVLLLVTEAGDYAQVGRYMAAGHVDGALIFSVHNDDPLPAIVDGLGLPTVYGGRPGWEPTGAAPLYVDTDNRGGAQAAVRHLRDRGRRRIAVITGPLDQASALDRLSGYRDVLPQGDPALVAEGDFTAEGGRRAMAELLDRAGAAGGPDAVFACSDLMAAGAMAVLAERGLRVPEDVAVVGFDDGDTAAQWASPPLTTVRQDIEGIGRLMARLLLTRLQLTVEGNAEAAAGLAPVVTPVELVVRASS, encoded by the coding sequence ATGACGGAGTCGGAAGATCAGCACGGGGGCCCGGACGAGTCCATCCCCGGGGAGACGGGCGCGCCCCGGCGCGGGGGCGCGGGCGGGGCCCCGGGAGCGGCCTGGCGGCCGACGCTCCAGGAGGTGGCCGCGCTCGCCGGGGTCTCCCGGGCGACGGCGTCCCGGGTGGTCAACGGCGGGGCGGGGGTGCGGGACTCCGTCCAGGTGAAGGTGCGGCGGGCCGTCGACGAGCTCGGGTACGTGCCCAATCCGGCGGCGCGGGCGCTGATGACGCGGCGTCACGACGCGGTGGCGGTGGTGGTGGCGGAGCCGGAGAGCCGGGTGTTCTCCGACCCGTTCTTCGCGCGGCAGCTGCGCGGCATCGGTCGGGAGCTGTCGGCCTCGGGGGTGCAGCTGGTGCTGCTGCTGGTGACCGAGGCGGGAGACTATGCGCAGGTGGGGCGGTATATGGCGGCCGGCCACGTGGACGGCGCGCTGATCTTCTCGGTGCACAACGACGACCCGCTGCCCGCGATCGTGGACGGGCTCGGCCTGCCCACCGTCTACGGCGGCCGGCCGGGGTGGGAGCCCACCGGCGCGGCGCCGCTGTATGTCGACACCGACAACCGGGGCGGGGCGCAGGCCGCGGTGCGGCACCTGCGGGACCGCGGGCGGCGGCGGATCGCCGTGATCACCGGGCCGCTGGACCAGGCCTCGGCGCTGGACCGGCTCTCGGGCTACCGTGACGTACTGCCGCAGGGCGATCCGGCGCTGGTCGCCGAGGGCGACTTCACCGCCGAGGGCGGACGGCGGGCGATGGCCGAACTGCTGGACCGGGCCGGGGCGGCGGGCGGACCGGACGCGGTGTTCGCCTGTTCGGACCTGATGGCGGCGGGAGCCATGGCCGTCCTCGCGGAACGCGGGCTGCGCGTTCCGGAGGACGTCGCCGTGGTCGGCTTCGACGACGGTGACACCGCGGCGCAGTGGGCGTCGCCGCCGCTGACGACGGTCCGTCAGGACATCGAGGGGATAGGGCGGTTGATGGCCAGGCTGCTGCTGACCCGGCTCCAGCTGACCGTTGAGGGGAACGCGGAGGCGGCGGCCGGGCTGGCGCCGGTGGTGACCCCGGTGGAGCTGGTCGTCCGCGCCTCCAGCTGA
- a CDS encoding TetR/AcrR family transcriptional regulator, translated as MAAAAGNSRQGFLEAVEQRAPRGRSLSRESIVETALGIVDAEGLDALSMRRIAQELNTGPASLYAYVPSKELLVALVLDRVAADLVLPVPDADHWQQQVRDFLRQSRNNLAAHNDLARALLLADLPMLPRQLEAAEAMVALLRAGGLPDQVIACGVDLMRLHAVSSACQQSRRGGPQAPTVEGFDVGLDVILAGMTAQAERRSSEAR; from the coding sequence ATGGCGGCAGCTGCGGGAAACAGCCGGCAGGGATTCCTGGAGGCCGTGGAGCAGCGCGCTCCCCGGGGGCGTTCGCTCAGCCGCGAGTCCATCGTGGAGACCGCGCTCGGCATCGTCGATGCCGAGGGCCTGGACGCGCTGAGCATGCGGCGCATCGCCCAGGAGCTGAACACCGGGCCCGCCTCGCTCTACGCGTATGTGCCGAGCAAGGAACTGCTGGTCGCACTGGTGCTGGACCGGGTCGCCGCGGACCTGGTCCTCCCCGTCCCCGATGCCGACCACTGGCAGCAGCAGGTCAGGGACTTCCTGCGGCAGTCCAGGAACAACCTGGCCGCCCACAACGACCTCGCCAGGGCCCTGCTGCTCGCCGACCTCCCGATGCTGCCCCGCCAACTGGAGGCAGCCGAGGCGATGGTCGCGCTGCTGCGGGCCGGCGGACTGCCCGATCAGGTCATCGCCTGCGGCGTCGACCTGATGAGGCTCCACGCGGTCTCCTCCGCCTGCCAGCAGAGCCGGCGCGGCGGTCCGCAGGCCCCGACCGTCGAGGGGTTCGACGTCGGCCTGGACGTCATCCTCGCCGGGATGACCGCTCAGGCCGAGCGCCGCTCCAGCGAGGCCAGGTAG